The following is a genomic window from Bordetella sp. H567.
ATCACCTGCAGCTGGATCTGCTCGCAGATCTTCTTCTGCGCGGCGAGGTCGGGCGCATTGAACCAATCCTGTCGCAGCTGTTCCAGCCTGGGGCTGTCGGGCCAGCCCCACCACGCCGCCTTGCCGTTGCCGCGCAGCGCCAGGTGCCCGGCCGGGTCCAGGTTGTTGGGGCCGGTCAGGCCGGTGAAGGCGACGTTCCAGCCGCCCTTGGACGGCGCATCCTGGTTGTTGCGGCGCTGTACCGCCGTGCCCCAGTCCATGGTCTGCACGTCGACGTTCAGGCCGACGCGCTTGAACAGGTCCGCGGTGACCAGCGCGGCGGCGTGATACGCGGGGAAATCGGCCGGGTCGATCAGGACGATGGCCTCGCCCTTGTAGCCGGCGGCCTTGATCAGCGCGCGCACCTTGTCCAGGTCGCGCTTGCCGGTCAACTTGTCCATGCCGGCCTCGGTCGCCATGGGCGTGCCCTCCACGAAGACGCCCATGCGGTCGCTCCAGTACTCCTTGAACTCCGTGCCGTTGATGGCCGTCATGTAGTCGGTCTGGTTGATCGACGCCAGCACCGCGCGGCGCATCAGCACGTTGTTGAACGGCGGCTGCAGGTGATTGAAGCGCAGGATCGCGACGGTGGGCAGGCTGCGCTTGAGCAGGGCGATGGAGGGGTCGGCCTTCAGCACGCCGAGGAAATCGTTGTCGACGGCCTCCACGCCATCCACTTCATGCGCCTGCAAGGCGGCGATGGCGGTGGCCCGGTCGGGCACGACGCTCCAGCGCACCTCGTCCATATGCGCGATCTTGGGCCCGGCGCTGAACTGCGGCGGGAAGCTGTCCTTGCGCGGCACATAGCCGGCGAACTTCTCATAGACGACGCGCGAGCCCGATACCCACTGCTCGCGCATGAAGCGGAAGGGGCCGCTGCCTATCATCTCGGTGACCGGCTTGTCATCCGGGCCCTTGGCCAGGCGTTCGGGCATGATGGCCGCCATGCTGCCGGTCTGCCGCCCCAGGGCGTGCAGCAGCAAGGGAAAGGGCTTCTTCAACTTGAACTGCAGCTGCTTGTCGTTCACCGCGGTCAGCTCGGCGGTCGCCGCCATCAACGATTTGCCCATCAGGTCGCGCAGCGCCCAGCGATGCAGGCTGGCGACCGCATCCTGTGCGCGCACGGGCGAACCGTCATGAAATACCAGCTGGTCCCGCAGCGTGATCACCCAGCGCAGGCCGTCGGCATCCATTTCATGGCCGGACGCCATCTGCGGATGCGGCTGGTAGTCGTTGTCCATCCCATAGAGCGTATCGAACACCATCTGCGCGTGATTCTGCGTGATCGTGGCGGTGGTAAAGGTGGGGTCCAGCAACGTCAGGTCGGTTTGCGGAATCCAGCGGAACTCGACGCGCGGCGCGGCCCGCAGATAGCCCGGCAGCGCCAGGGTCGCCGCGCTGGCGGAAGTGGTGATCAGGAATTGCCTACGGTCCATGTTCTGCTCCGGTTCGAGAGGAATGACCCAATACAAGGCCGACTAGGCCGGCCGCCGGATGGCGCGCCAGGAAAGTCCACGGCCCGCTTGCCCGCGACGCGGGTGTAACCACTACGGCGCGCCAACCCGCGGCGCGGCATGCACGCTCAATACAAGCCGCCGACCTGATGGCGGGCCACGAAATGACCCGGCCCGACCTGCTCCAGCGGCGGTATCCGCGGTTCATGGCCCAGGGGCCGGACCGGGCTGGGAAGCTCCGCGTTATCGACCCGGATGTCGCGCCGGCGCGTCGGATCGGGCACCGGCACGGCTTGCATCAGCTTGCGCGTGTAGGGATGGAGCGGGTTCTCGAACACGGCCTGGCGCGGACCGATTTCGACGACCTGGCCCAGGTACATCACCGCGACGCGATGGCTGACACGTTCGACCACCGCCATGTCATGCGAGATGAACAGATAGGCTACGCCCAGTTCGCGTTGCAGGTCGATCAGCAGATTGACGATCTGCGCCTGGATCGAGACATCCAGCGCGGACACCGATTCGTCGGCGATCAGCACGCGCGGGTTCACCGACAGCGCCCGCGCGATGCAAATACGCTGGCGCTGTCCGCCGGAGAACTGATGCGGCCACCGCGTCGCCATGGCGGGATCCAGGCCGACGCGCGCCATCAGCGCGGCCACGCGGCGATCGGCCTCGGCACCCCTGGCCACGCCATGGATCAGCATGGGTTCCTTGATGGACTCGCCGATGCGCATGCGCGGATTCAGCGACGCGAAGGGATCCTGGAAAACGAACTGCATGCCGCGCCGCAGCGCGCGCAAGGACTCCCGATCGTCGGCCCGTACCTCCCGGCCGTCGAATTCCACCGTGCCGGAGGTCATCCGCGCCAGCTGCAGGATGGAACGGCCGGTGGTGGTCTTGCCGCAGCCGGACTCGCCCACCAGGGACAGCGTTTCGCCGGCGTGCAGGTCGAAGCTGACCTTCTCGACCGCATGCACGCGTTGCTTGACACGGGCCAGGATGCCGCCGCGCACGTCGAAGCGCGTGACAAGGTCGCGCACGCGCAGGATGGGGTGCCCGGACGGCACCTTGCCGGGCGGGCTTGTATTCGCGGCGTCCGCCCGAACCGGCGGCGGGGAAGACCATGCCGCCGGTTGCGCTGTCGTCGGCATGGACGACCGTGCCGCCGCCCGCGATGCCGTGGGCGACGGCGGTGCGCATGACGATGCCCCGGACGACGGCGCCGGCGAGGATGCCTGCGCCGGCTCGGGCTCCACCAGATCGAAGCGCGCCGGTTCCGCCGTGCCGCGCATGGCGCCCAGCTTGGGCGCCGCCGCCATCAGCGCGCGGGTATAGGTCTCGCGCGGATGCGCGAACAGCCCCACCACGCTGTTGGTTTCAATGGCGCACCCGCGCCGCATCACCATCACACGGTCGGCGACTTCCGCGACGACTCCCATATCGTGGGTGATGAAGATCACCGCCATATCCATGTCGCGCTGCAGCTCGCGTATCAGTTGCAGGATCTGGGCCTGGATGGTGACGTCCAGCGCGGTGGTCGGCTCGTCGGCGATCAGCAGCGCCGGCTTGCAGGACAGCGCCATGGCGATCATCACGCGCTGGCGCATGCCGCCCGACAACTCATGCGGGTACCGGCGCATGACCGCGGCGGCGTCCGGAATGCGCACGCGGTCCAGGATGCGGCGCGCTTCGGCTTCGGCGGTGCGGGCGTCGCCGGGCTGGTGCAGGCGTATCGCCTCGACGATCTGCGCGCCGATGGACATGACCGGATTGAGCGAGGTCATCGGCTCCTGGAACACCATGCCTAGATCGGCGCCGCGCATCGCGCGCATCGCTTCGTGGCCGGCCTTGGCCAGATCGACCGTCCTGCCGTCGGGCCGATGGAAAGTCATCGTGCCCTGCACGATGCGGCCGCCGCCGAATTCGACCAGTCGCATGATGGCCAGCGAGGTCACCGACTTGCCTGAACCGGACTCGCCCACGATGGCCAGCGTTTCGCCGCGGTCCACGTGCAGGCTGACCTCGCGCACCGCCACGGTGGCCTGCGGCCCCGCGCCGAAGGCGACCGTCAGATCGGCAACATCCAGGACGCGGCGGCCGGTGGGCGCGTGTCGGACGCCGGGGGCGCGGCCGCCTGCGTCCGGCCGCACCGCATCCTGGGGAACGGCGGCATCCGGGGCGCCGGAATCGGGTGTGCTGGCCATGGTCAGATCCTTTTCGCCATGCGCGGATCGATGGCGTCGCGCAGGCCGTCGCCCAGCATATTGACGGCCAATATCGTGATCGACAGGAAGACCGCCGGAAAGGCGATCAGGTAAGGCTTGATCTGCCACAGCGCGCGGCCTTCGGCCATGATGTTGCCCCACGATGGCGTGGCCGGCGGCACGCCGGCGCCGATGAAGGACAGTCCCGCCTCCGCCAGGATGGCGACGCCGCAGATATAGGTGGCCTGCACGGTCAGCGGCCCGATGGTGTTGGGCAGGATGTGGCGCAGCACCACGCGCAGCCGGCTGGCGCCCGCGGCCACGGCGGATTCCACATAGGGCTGTTCGCGCAGCGACAGCACCACGCCGCGCACCAGGCGAACCACGCGCGGGATTTCCGCCAGCGTGATGGCGAAGATCACGTTGTGCAGGGACGCGCGGCTCAACGAGATCAGCGCGATGGCCAGCAGGATGGTCGGGATGGACATGAAACCGTCCATGATGCGCATGGCGACGGCATCGATCCAGCGCACGAAGCCCGCCGCGAGGCCGATCGCCACGCCGGCGACCGTCGAGAGGATGGCCACCGTGAAGCCCACGATCAGCGATACGCGCGCGCCGTAGATGACGCGCGAATAGACGTCGCGCCCAAGCAGATCGGTACCGAACCAGAAGCGCTCGCTGGGCGGCCGCGTCCGGTTGATCGGGGACAGCGCCGTCGGGTCCACGGTATGCAGCCACGGCGCGCACACCGCCACCAGCGCCAACAGCAGCAGAAGCACCCCACCCATGGCGATGGTGGGATGCTCGCGCATCATCTTGAAGAACGCGCGCATCAGTATTTGATCCTTGGATCGAAGACGCGATAGAGCAAGTCCACCGCCAGGTTGATCAGCACATACATGAAGCTGAACAGCAGGATCACCCCCTGGATCACCGGATAGTCCCGGCGCAGGATGGCGTCCACCGTCAGGCGCCCGAGCCCCGGTATGGAGAACACGGTTTCGGTGATCACGGTGCCGCTGATCAACAGCGCCACGCCGCTGCCGATCACGGTCAGGATGGGTACGGCGGCATTCTTCAGTGCATGGCGGAACAACAGGCTGCGATCGTGCACGCCTTTCGCGCGCGCGGTGCGCACATAATCCTGCGACAGCGTCTCCAGCAGCGTCGCGCGGGTGATGCGCGTGATCAGCGCGATATACACACTGCCCAGCGCCAGCGCGGGCAGCACCAGCGTGTACAGCGACGGCCACAGGCCGCGCGCCAGCGGCACGTAGCCCTGCACCGGAAACCAGCGCAGCTGCAGTCCCAGCACCCAGGCCAGCAGGTAGCCCACCACGAAGGAAGGGATGGAAAACCCCAGCACCGCGCTCAGCATGATGCCGCGGTCCTGCCAGGCGTTGTGCCGCCATGCCGCCAGCGCGCCCAGCGGCACGGCAACCGCCACGGACAGGATCAGCGTCATGATCATCAGGCTGAAGGTCGGCGCCAGCCGCTGGCCGACCATGTAGCTGACGGGCTGGCTGGTGAACAGCGACGTACCCAGGTCGCCGTGCAGCACCGCCCATATCCAGTGCCCGAAGCGAAGCAGGAAGGGCTGGTCCAGGCCCAAGGTGGCCCGGATGCGCGCAATGTCCTGTGCCGTGGCGTCCTCGCCCGCCAGCAGCGCGGCGGGATCGCCCGGCGCCAGGTCCAGCAGCGCGAAGACGAATAGCGCGACGAACAGCATGACCGGCAGCGTGGCGAGCAGTCGGCGCAGGATGTACGAGAACATCGGACCTCGTTGGGAAGCGCCGGGGAGTGCCGCGGCGCCCTGGCGGCGTCGCGACGTCCCGGCGGAACGCAGGGTTTGCGCGGTGCAAAAATTCTAGGGTTGGCGCGGCGCACGCAGCAATTTCAATATTCGCGCGCGCCCGTTGCCGAAATTAGAACAGCCCGCAAAGCCAATGAACACGCGGCTCTCCGGTCTGTACGTAGTGGCCCTGATGGGGATATCCCCAGGATGGGCAGGTTCCCGCTTCAAACCGCCACGTCGACCGAATCGGCCGCGCGCGGCCCGGCGCCGGAGCCCTGCACCAGGGCCGCTTCCGGCGGCGCGGTCACGATGCCGGTGCGGAAATCCACCGGCGGCTGCGCGCGCAGGCGATCCAGGTCCGGAAGCGGCCGGGCCAGCGCCGGATCGCGGGCCCAGGCCCACTCCAGCGATTTGCAGATTTCCAGCAGCGCCAGGTCCTGGCGGAAGCCGGCGATGACCTGCATGCCGAATGGCATGCCCGCATGATCGCGCCCGCAAGGCATGGACAGCGCGGGGTTGGTCATCAAGGTCACGACATAGGTCAGCGCCAGCCAGCGGTAATAGTTCTCCTGGGGCTTGCCGTTGATGCGGTCCAGCGCAAGCTGCGTCCACGGGAAGGGCGAGACCGGCGTGGTCGGTGCCAGGATCACGTCATAGTCCTGGTACAGCGCCTGGAAGGCCTTGAACATGCGGGTCTGGTCCAGGTGCGCCGCGGTATGGTCGGCCAGTGTCATCGCCGCGCCCATTTCGTAGTTCGCGCGAGGGTTCGGCCCCAGGTTGGCGGGGTCGGCCTCGTAGGCCTCGCGATAGCGGGCCACATAGTTGGCCGCGCGGATCACGTCAAAGCAGCGGTCCGCCGCCGCCAGGTCGGGATGCACTTCCTCGCAGCTTCTGAACAGATGGCGCATGGCGTCCATCCTGGCCAGGAACACGCGCCGGATATCGTCGTCCACGTCGCACACGCCGAAGTCCACGGTGTAGCCCACCCGCAGGCTCGCCAGGTCGCGCGGGCGCAGGCTGGCGAAAGCCGCCGCGTCGACGTCGTAGGACAGCGGATCGCAGTCCGCACGGCCGGCGATCGCCGACAGGTGCAGGCCCACGTCGTCCATCACGCGACCCATCGGCCCCACCACGGAGATCGGCGTCCAGCCGAGCGCACGCCGTTCCACCGGCACCAGCCCCGGCGACGGCCGGAAACCGATGACCCCGCACTTGGCGGCCGGGATGCGCAGGGACCCGCCCGTGTCCGAGCCGGTACAAAGCGGCAGCATATCGGTGGCCAGCGCCACGGCCGAACCGCCCGAGGAGCCGCCGCAGTTCAGCCGCGGATCGAAGGGATTACCCGTCGCGCCCCACACGGGATTGCGCGTATTCGCGCCGGCGCCCAGTTCCGGCACGTTGGTCTTGCCGACGACGATGGCGCCCGCGCGGCGCATGCGCGCCACCATCAGGTTGTCCGCCGACGGCACGTGGCCGCGGTACATGGGCGAACCGAAGGTGGTCAGCAGGCCTTCGGTTTCCTCCAGGTCCTTCACGCCCAGCGGCAAGCCGTGCAGCGCCCCCAGCGGCAAGCCGCGCAGCACCGCCGCCTCGGCCGCGCGCGCTTCCTGCCGCGCACGCTCGTAGCACGTCGCGGTAATCGCGTTCAGGTACGGGTTGAGCGCCTCGATGCGCGCCAGGCAGGCCTGCAGCAGCTCCACCGGCGAGATCGTCTTGTCGCCGATGGCGCGGCGCAAGTCCACGGTGGACCAGGAAACCAGGGAATCGGAAGAAGCCGGCATGGGAGTTTTCCGCCAGGATGAGGACGATGCCGATTCTGGAAGCGGCGTGCGCCCCTGTCCATTAGAGTTTTTCGCAGCAGACGTTCTGTAAATTCGAAGCGCCACATTGCGCGCAATCGCCGGGGCGCGATTGCGCATCGAGCCCTGCTACCTTGAATACGCCAGCGTGTCGGCCATGGGCATCCGGTAATCCGCCTCCGTCAGCTGCCGCCGCAGCTGGGCGGCCTGCGCTTCGCTCAGTTCGACCAGCGGCGGCCGCACGATGCGCCAGGCATCGTCCCCGGACTGCCACGCCACGGCCTCCTTCATCGCGGAGATCATGGGCAGCGCCTGGAAGATCCCGCGGATCTGGCGGATGCGCTCGTGCCAGGCGTCCGCCTGCGGCGTCTGCCATTCGCGATACACCCGCATGATCTCCGCCGCATTGACGTTGGCCGTGGCGGTGATGCATCCCACCGCGCCGGCACGCAGGCCGGGCAGCAGGAAGACTTCGCTGCCCGGGAAGACATCGAAGCCGTCGGCGGCGAACGCGCGCACCATGGCCTCGGTGTTCTCCCAGTCGCCGGAGCTGTCCTTGGCGCCCGCCACCTGCTTGGGATAGGCCTTGAGCAGGCGCTCGATCAGTCCCAGCGTGATGGGCACGCCGCTGACCGGCGGGATGTGATACAGGTACACCCGCAGCCGGTCGTCGCCCACGCCTTCGATCAGGTTCGCGTAGGCACGGAACAGCCCCTCGTCGCTGACGCCCTTGTAGTAGAACGGCGGCAGCACCAGCACGCCGGCGCAACCGGCCTGGACCGCGTGGCGGGTCAGCTCGATCGCGTCCGGCACCGCGCAGGCGCCGGTGCCTGGCATCATGCGGTCCGGCGGCAGGCCGGCCGCCAGCAGCGCATCCAGCAGCGCGCGCTTTTCCCCCACGGACATCGACGCGGCTTCCGAATTCGTGCCGAAGACGGCCAGCCCCACGCCTTGTTCGACCAGCGCCCGGCAGTGGCGCACCAGCCCTTGCGCGCTGGGCGTGCGGTCCGGATTGAAGGGCGTGAGAACGGGCGACAGGACGCCGCGCAGACGATGGTCATGATGGTGGGACATGGACGAACTCCTCCGGAACGAACCGGCCGTTCGACGTTCGGACGCCGGCGCGTGTATCGTTATGATGGTTGTCGGTTGCCCCGTCCATGGCATTGCCACGCACGGACGCCATACCGCACGGTAGCAGTGTGAGACCCCGGAGAACAATAGAAAAGCGGGTTCCGTTACTATCACACCGCAATATTTTTCAGCATACGCGGCGCGAACCTTCGATCGCCCATGCTGTCCCCTGCCCGGCGGCGCGCGGAACCTCCCAATGGATACCCGATACCTGCAGAGCTTCGTCACGGTGGCCGAAAGCGGCTCGTTCGCCCAGGCAGCGCGGCGGCTGGACCTGACGCCGACGGCGGTGGCCGCGCGCATCAAGGCGCTGGAAGACACCCTGGGCCTGTCGTTGATCAAGCGCGCCGGCCGCTCGGTGCGTCCCACCGAGGCCGGCATGCGTATCCTGGACCGTGCCCGCGCCCTGCTGCGCGATGCGCGCGACCTGGCGGCGCTGGCGGAAGACGAGGCCTCGTTCGGCGAGCTTCGGCTGGGGGTGTTCGTGTCCGCCATGACCAGCGTGCTGCCGCCGGTGCTCAAGCGGGTGTACGACCGTTATCCCAGCCTGTCCGTATTCGTCATGCCGGGCGCGTCGGTGGACCTGTGCCACCGCGTCGCCGCCGGCGAGCTGGATGCCGCCATCGTGGTGGAGCCGCAATTCGCCATCGGCAAGGCCGTGCGCTGGCAATCCATCATGGAAGAACCGCTGATCGTGGTTGCCCCCGCCTCCATGAAAGGCCGGGATGCGCACGAGCTGCTGCGCACCCAGCCCTTCATCCGTTATGACCGTTCCGTGCTGGGCGGACAGCTGGCGGACCGCTATCTGCGCGATCACCGCATCGTGCCGCACCAGCGCCTGGAAATGGACAGCCTGCTTGGCGTCGCGGCCCTGGTGGACCAGGGATTGGGCGTCGCCCTGCTGCCGGACTGGTCCTCGCTGTGGTCGTCCCGCTATGCCTTGACACGCGTCCCCTTGCCGGGCCGCACCCCCGTTCGCCGCGTCGGGCTGGTGTGGCAAACGCATGGCGCACGTACGGCGCTGGCCGAAACCTTGCTGGAGGATGCCCGCGCGGTGTTTCCGCGGGCCGCGGCGCGCCGTGGCGCGCGCGGGGACTGAACCCGGCGCAATCGGGCTAGCGCCGGCTTGCCTGGGCATGCGTTGTGGCCGGGGCCGGCTCGCTCAACGCATGCTCATGGCATGCTCATGGCATGCTGCCGGCTACTCACGGTTTTTTCGCGGCTTGCCCACCGCTTGCTGGTGGCTTGCCGATCGGCGTGCTCCCGTTGTCCTGGGTGCCGCGCAGGAAATCGAAATCGCAGCCTTTGTCCGCCTGTGTCACCGTGCTCAGGAACAGCTTGCGGTAGCCGCGGTCGTCGCCTTCCCGCGCGGGACGCGGCCGCCACGCGGCCTTGCGGCGCGCGAGTTCGGCGTCGTCGACCAGCAGGGAGATTTCGCGCCGCTGGACGCTCAAGCGTATGCGGTCGCCGGTGCGCACCAGGGCCAGCGGGCCGCCGATCGCGGATTCCGGCGTGACGTGCAGCACGATGGATCCGGACGCGGTGCCGCTCATGCGGCCATCGGAGATCCGCACCATGTCCTTCACGCCGGCGCGCGCCAGCTTGCGCGGAATCGGCATATAGCCGGCTTCCGGCATGCCGGGCGCGCCCACCGGGCCGATGTGCTTGAGCACCATGATGTCGTCGGCATGGATGTCCAGCTCCTCGTCGTCGACGCGCGCGGCCAGGTCCTCCAGGTCTTCGAACACCACCGCGCGGCCTTCATGTTCCATCAGCGCGGCGGTCGCCGCCGATTGCTTGATGATCGCGCCGCCGGGCGCCAGGTTGCCGCGCAGCACGGCGATGCCGCCTTGCGCATAAACGGGCTTGTCGAAGGGGCGTACGACGTCCTGCGGGAAGGCGGGTGGCGCATCGTCCAGCTCCTCGCCCAGCGTGCGGCCAGTGACCGTCAGGGCATCCAGGTGCAGCAGCGGCCGCAGTTCGCGCAGCAGCGTGCGCACGCCGCCCGCCTTGTGGAAGTCCTCCATGTAGTGCTGGCCCGACGGCTTCAGGTCCACCAGCACGGGGGTTTCCTTGCCGATGCGGTCGAAGGCTTCCATGTCCAGGGCGATGCCCAGCCGGCCCGCCACCGCGGTCAAGTGCACGATGCCGTTGGTGGACCCGCCGATCGCCAGCAGCACGCGCAGCGCGTTTTCGAAGGACTTCGCGGTCAGGATGCGGTCCGGCGTCAGCTGTCTGCCTATCATCGCCACCGCTTCGGCGCCGGTGCGTTCGGCCACGCGGATGCGGTCGGCCGTCACGGCCGGTGGCGACGCGCTACCGGGCACCGCGATGCCCAGCGCCTCCGCGATGCAGGCCATCGTACTGGCCGTGCCCATCACCGAACACGTACCGACGCTGGCGACGAGCTGGTTGTTGACGTCGGCGATTTCGGCGTCGTCGATTTCCTCCGCGCGGTATTTGCCCCAGAAACGGCGGCAGTCCGTGCAGGCGCCGACGCGTTCGCCGCGGTGCGAGCCGGTCAGCATCGAGCCGGTCACCAGCTGGATGGCCGGCACCTTGCCGCTCGCGGCGGCCATCAGTTGCGCGGGAACGGTCTTGTCGCAGCCGCCGATCAGCACCACCGCATCCATGGGTTGGGCACGGATCATCTCCTCCGTGTCCATGGACATCAGGTTGCGCAGGAACATGCTGGTGGGAGACGCGAAGCTTTCATGGACCGAGATGGTCGGGAATTCCACCGGCAGGCCGCCGGCCAGCATCACCCCGCGCTTCACGGCCTCCAGCAGCTGCGGCATATTTCCGTGGCAGGGATTGAAACCGCTGCCGGTATTGGCGATGCCCACGATGGGGCGCGACAGCGCGTCGTCGCTCAGGCCGGCGCCCTTGATGAAGGCCTTGCGCAGGAACAGCGAAAACCCGGCATCGCCGTAGCTGGTCAGGCCCTTGCGCATGCCGCTGGCCGCGGCCGCATCGGATGTAGAGGAAGACTTCGATGACATGACTATCCTTCTTTGAAACCGTCGCCCCGTGGCCGGGTACGCCGTGATGCCCCTACGCGATTCATGGCGCCGCGGCGGGGGCGAGCGCCACCGCGAAGCCGGTACTGCCATAGCGGCGCCACGACGGAATCGATCCGCCGTGACACCCGCCGCGATCATCACTGCGTCGCGGACTCAATCCACCGTGATTTTCGCGTCCTGTATCACCTGTGCCCATTGGTCCACCTCCGCCTGCAGGCGCTTGCGCGCCTCGTCCGCCGAGGCCGGCGCGACCGCGTAGGCGCCCTGCTGCAGCAGCTTTTCCTTGGTGTCCGGCATCACCAGGATTTTCGCCAATGCCGCGTTCAAGGTGTCGACCACGGGCTTGGGCGTCCTGGCCGGCACCAGCACCCCGAACATCGACGCGACATTGAAGTTGGGCAGGCCGGCCTCCGCCGCCGTTGGCGTATCGGGCAGCATGGAAATGCGCTCGGGCATCGTAACCGCAAGCGCGCGCAGCTGTCCGCTCTTGATGAAAGGCAGCGCGGCCGGCACGGTTTCCACCATCGTCAGCACCTGGCCGCCGACCAGGTCGGTCATGGCGGGTCCGCTGCCGCGATACGGCACATGCAGCATATCCACGCCGGCCTGCCGCTTGAAGAGCTCGGCCGCCATGCGCTGCGGTGCGCCGGCGCCGGACGATGCATAGGTGAGCTTGCCCGGATTGGCCTTGGCGTAGGCGATCAGTTCCTTCAGGTTGTGGACCGGCAGCGTGGGATTGACCACGAACACCAGCGGCACGGCGGCGATCGTGGCGACCGGCGTCAGGTCGCGCATCAGGTCGTACGAGATCGATTTCTTCTCCAGCGTCGACATGATGGAATGCGAGGTAATCGCCCCCATCAACAGCGTATAGCCATCGGGTTCGGCACGCGCCACCGCGTCGGCGCCCAGGTTGCCGCCCGCGCCGCCGCGGTTCTCCACGACCACCTGCTGCTTCAGCACTTCCGACAGCTTCATCGCGATCACCCGGCCCACCACGTCCGTGGCACCGCCGGGGGGATAGGGCACGACCAGCTTCAAGGCATGATCAGGAAAAGCGGCCTGTGCATGGGGCGCGTAGGAAGCCAGGACGGCCAGCGCACAGGCGGCGGCAGCCAGCAAGCGCCTGCGCGGCGCGGATTGGCGGATGGGCATGCGTTTGTCTCCATTATGTTTTTGATGGCCCGGCCACGCGGGCGGCGCCGGTCCCGGCAACCATTATTCATGGCCAGACACGCCGGAAGCCTGGGTTTTGTATGGTTCAAAGCGAAATTTTGTTCAGGTCCGCCGGGCGCCGGCGCTCGCCGCGCGGTACCGCGCGGTACCATGTCGCGCGGCCAGCAGACCGCCGCTTCGCCTTCCGCATCCGGACCCCTTGCCACGCCGCCATGAAAGACACGCCGCCGTCTTCGTCTTCGCAGCATCCCGACAACGCCGATATGCCTGTGCCCACCCCGGCGCGCCCAGGCGATGCCGGCGCCCGGCACGCAAGCGCCGGCGATGGCCGGAGCGCCCCTGCGCAGGCCGCCGAGCGTCGGCCTGGCGCCGAGGGACCCGACGCCGAGCATGCCGCCGCCTCTCCGCGGGTTCCGCTGTGGGTCCTGGCGTTGTCCACCACGCTGGGCATGCAGACCGTGGCGTCCTTCCTGGACCAGAGCCTGCCCGTGATCGCGCCCCTGCTCACGGCCGGCGCTGGCCTGTCGCCCGAACGCGTCGGCAATCTCTCTTCGCTCAATTCGCTGGGCACCGTCCTCTTCCTGCTGTTCGGCGCCCCGCTGCTGGCCCGCCTGGGCCCCGTGCGCATGCTGCAGGCCGGCGCGCTGCTGGCGGTATTCGGCCTGGGACTGGCCGCCACGGGCTACTGGCCCCTGCTGATCGTCGGCGCCATCCTCATGGGCATAGGCTACGGCCCATCCCCACCCGCCGGCAGCCGCATCCTGGCCGCCACCGCGCCGCCCCGGCATCGCACCCTGATCTTCTCCATCAAGCAAGCCGGCGCGCCCGCGGGCGCGGCCTGCGCCGGCCTGATCCTGGCGCCCGCCGCGGCGGCCTGGGGATGGGAAGGCGCCATGCTGATTTCCATGGCCATCGGCATCGCCGCCGCCTGCGTGATCGCGCCCGCGCGCGAACGCCTGGATACCGAGCGCGATCCGCAACGCGCCATACACGTGAAGGCGCTGATACACCCCCGCGCCTTCGCCACGCCCTATCGCGTACTGCGCGCGGCGCCATCCCTGCTGACGGTATCCGCCCTGGCCTTCTCCTTCGCCATCGTCCAAGGTTCGCTGTTTTCCTTTTCGGTGACCTACCTGGTCACCGCGCGCGGCATGCCCCTGGCCACGGCCGGCATCGCCTACGCCTGCATGCAGTTCGCCGGCGTCTTCGCGCGCATCTTCCTGGGCTGGCTGGCCGACCGCACCGGCCGCCCCGCCTACAACCTGACCATCCAGGCCTTCATCGCCGCCGCGCTGGTGGCGGCCTACG
Proteins encoded in this region:
- a CDS encoding Bug family tripartite tricarboxylate transporter substrate binding protein codes for the protein MPIRQSAPRRRLLAAAACALAVLASYAPHAQAAFPDHALKLVVPYPPGGATDVVGRVIAMKLSEVLKQQVVVENRGGAGGNLGADAVARAEPDGYTLLMGAITSHSIMSTLEKKSISYDLMRDLTPVATIAAVPLVFVVNPTLPVHNLKELIAYAKANPGKLTYASSGAGAPQRMAAELFKRQAGVDMLHVPYRGSGPAMTDLVGGQVLTMVETVPAALPFIKSGQLRALAVTMPERISMLPDTPTAAEAGLPNFNVASMFGVLVPARTPKPVVDTLNAALAKILVMPDTKEKLLQQGAYAVAPASADEARKRLQAEVDQWAQVIQDAKITVD
- a CDS encoding MFS transporter; the encoded protein is MKDTPPSSSSQHPDNADMPVPTPARPGDAGARHASAGDGRSAPAQAAERRPGAEGPDAEHAAASPRVPLWVLALSTTLGMQTVASFLDQSLPVIAPLLTAGAGLSPERVGNLSSLNSLGTVLFLLFGAPLLARLGPVRMLQAGALLAVFGLGLAATGYWPLLIVGAILMGIGYGPSPPAGSRILAATAPPRHRTLIFSIKQAGAPAGAACAGLILAPAAAAWGWEGAMLISMAIGIAAACVIAPARERLDTERDPQRAIHVKALIHPRAFATPYRVLRAAPSLLTVSALAFSFAIVQGSLFSFSVTYLVTARGMPLATAGIAYACMQFAGVFARIFLGWLADRTGRPAYNLTIQAFIAAALVAAYALLPASPSLTLAGLAAGAAGFFAASWNGIYLAEIARLSPPEKIVEATSASVLISFLGYFVGPSLFSLLVTLTGDYQTPFFVVAIQLALMAALQLTVLRRRARTHT